A region of the Bacillus sp. NP247 genome:
CCTGGAGCTTTATTTAAGAAATAAGCAGCACCGACGTCTGGGAAGAAGCCGATATTCATTTCTGGCATTGCCCATTTCGTACGCTCAGTTACAATTCGATATTTCGCACCATTTGTAAGACCGACACCACCGCCCATTACAATTCCATCTAAACAAGCGATGATCGGTTTTTTATATTGATAAATATATGTATCAATTTCATACTCTTCTTCAAAAAAACGTTCCGCATGCTGCAATGCAGCTTCATTTGAACGTGCTTCATAAAGAGTTTTAATGTCGCCGCCTGCACAAAAACCTTTTGTGCCAGCTCCTTTTAATACGATAAGCGCAATTCGCTCATCATTTTCCCATTCTTTCAGTTTTTGCCCAATTGGTTGTAACATGTCATAAGATAAAGAATTAAGTGCTTTTGGGCGGTTTAAAGTAATTGATGCAACGCCGTTTTCACTAACAGAAAATAAAACGTGTTCAGTCATAATTCATCCTCCCTTACATATCTTCTTATTCTTAATTCTTGATATGTACTGAAATGTCCTTTATAAACTTTGTCTAAAGTTGGCGATACATGTTAATTTGCCCAATGCATATTTTGACGAGTTATATTTGCAGGATTTCGGAGGTTGAAAATGAATATTACAACATTACTGTAATTGTAATTATTTGAAGTTATCATAATAAACGCGCTATTATATAGGTGTAAATTGTACATAATCACTTCAAAAAGGGTATTTGAAATGATTATGATGAAAGAAAAATTGCTTTTCATTAGAAATAGAGAAAGGAGAAATCGGAATGCCAGGACCTTTACTGTTGTCGGTGATTATTTTGTCTTCTTTAATGATAGGGATAACACAGTTTTTTCATCATACAGATACGACAGAGGAAGTGAAGGATAAAGTACGTCTCGTATTTCCGATTTTTATCATATCTATTTCTTTTTGTATTCTATTAAATAAGGATGGGTACATTGTCGCTGTATTTTCATTTTTTGTAGCGATCGTTTTAATTACAGTTTTATATTATGTAATGAAAGACTTTATACAAAAATAAAGATGTCACATGAGACATTTTTATTTTTGTAATAAATAAAATTTCACATACCGTATTATATATAAAAAATAAAAAACAAATAGCAATAGAAAAGTATGTACTTTGCCGTGTATTTACTTGTCAATCTTGCATAGCCAATATACTATTAATAATATAGAGATTAGAAAAAGGGGTTGTATCTGTCATGAAATTTGAGATGCACACAAAAATTATTTCAAATGAAAAAGAAGTAAGATTACATATAGAAGAAAATATATTTCAATTAAAATTGGATGGTTATCACTTATTTACACTGCAAGAAATATTGCCTTTATATAAATCAAATGAAGAAAGAATTGGTAGTGCAATGATACAAAAGTTAGAGTGGGAAAACGGAAAAACGACAATAAACTATCAACTCGTATCACTAAAATCAGTAAATTAAAAGGAGCAGGAAACTATGAAGTTATTTCATACAGCGGATTGGCATTTAGGAAAGCTTGTTCATGGCGTGTATATGACTGAAGATCAAAAGATTGTATTAGATCAGTTTGTACAAGCTGTTGAAGAAGAAAAACCAGATGCCGTAATTATTGCAGGGGATTTATATGACCGAGCAATTCCACCTACGGAAGCAGTAGACTTATTAAATGATGTTTTACAAAAAATAGTGATTGATTTACAAACACCAGTTATTGCAGTTGCAGGAAACCATGATAGTCCAGATCGTATTCATTTTGGAAGTAGTTTAATGAAGAAACAAGGATTATTTATTGTGGGGCAATTTCAATTTCCATATGAGCCAATTATATTAAATGATGAATATGGCGAGGTTCACTTCCATCTCGTTCCATATGCGGATCCAAGCATAGTTAGACATGTATTGAAAAACGAAGATGTTCGTTCTCATGATGATGCAATGCGTATTTTTATGAATGAACTTTCTGAAACGATGGATAAAGAAGCGAGACATGTATTTGTAGGACATGCGTTTGTAACTTCTTCGGGAGAGGCAGAGGAAAATACAAGTGATGCGGAACGACCACTTTCAATTGGTGGTGCTGAATATGTAAATAGCCATTATTTTGATAAGTTTCATTACACGGCGCTTGGCCATTTACATCAAGCGCATTTTGTACGTAATGAGACCATTCGTTATTCAGGTTCGCCACTTGCATATTCTATCTCTGAAGAAAAACATAAAAAAGGATACTATATTGTGGAACTGGATGAAAAAGGTGAAACAACAATTGAAAAACGTTTACTTACACCACGTCGTAAAATGCGTACAGTAGAAGCAAAAATAGACGATTTATTGCATCATCCAGTAAATGAAGATTATGTATTTGTGAAATTATTAGATGAAAATCCTGTCTTGCAGCCAATGGAAAAAATACGTTCTGTATACCCAAATGCAATGCATGTTGAAAGATCTATTCAAAGACGAGAGTTCACAGATGAAAATGAAGTAACTGTTTCAAGACATAAAACAGATGATTTATCTCTTTTAAAAGCTTTTTATAAAGAAATGAAAGGGATAGAGTTATCAGAAGAGAAAGAACGTCTATTTTTAGATGTTTTGCAAACAGTGCAAGAACGGGAAGGTGAACGAGGATGAGACCGCTTCAGCTAATTATGACCGCATTTGGTCCATATAAACAGAAAGAAGTAATCGATTTTAAAGATCTTGGTGAGCATCGTATTTTTGCTATTTCTGGAAATACAGGAGCCGGAAAGACAACGATTTTTGATGCGATTTGTTATGTGTTATATGGTGAGGCAAGCGGAGAAGAACGTAGTGATACGAGCATGCTTCGCAGTCAATTTGCTGATGATAATGTGTATACAAGTGTAGAACTAACCTTTCAGTTAAAAGGGAAACGTTATGAAATAAAACGACAACTTGGGCATAAAAAACAAGGGAACAAGACGATCACAGGACATGCAGTAGAATTATATGAAGTGATTGATGAAGAGCAGGTTCCAGCTGTTGATCGTTTTCATGTAACGGATGTAAATAAAAAAGTTGAAGATTTAATTGGATTAAGTAAACATCAATTTAGCCAAATTGTCATGTTACCACAAGGAGAGTTCCGAAAATTATTAACATCTGAAACGGAAAATAAAGAAGAAATATTACGCCGCATTTTTAAAACAGATCGTTATAAATTAATGCGTGAGTTATTAGATCAAAAGCGTAAACAATGGAAAGACGTCTTACAAGAAAAACAAAAAGAACGTGAGCTATACTTCCGTAATGTTTTTAAATTGCCAATTCGCGATGGAGCATTATTAGAGACATTAGTAGAACAAGAACATGTAAATACGCATCAAGTAGTAGAAGCGTTAGAACAAGAAACAGCTGCGTATAAGGCAGAGGTTGAGCAACTACAAGTAGAACAAGATGTTCAAACGAAGCAATTAAAGGATGCTGAAACACGTTTTCACGCAGCGAAATCTGTAAATGAGAAGTTTACAGATTTACAACAAAAGAATGAGAAATATAATACTTTACAAGAAAATCGTACAGTTATTGAAATGAAAGAAAGATCTTT
Encoded here:
- a CDS encoding DUF2584 family protein translates to MKFEMHTKIISNEKEVRLHIEENIFQLKLDGYHLFTLQEILPLYKSNEERIGSAMIQKLEWENGKTTINYQLVSLKSVN
- a CDS encoding exonuclease SbcCD subunit D; the encoded protein is MKLFHTADWHLGKLVHGVYMTEDQKIVLDQFVQAVEEEKPDAVIIAGDLYDRAIPPTEAVDLLNDVLQKIVIDLQTPVIAVAGNHDSPDRIHFGSSLMKKQGLFIVGQFQFPYEPIILNDEYGEVHFHLVPYADPSIVRHVLKNEDVRSHDDAMRIFMNELSETMDKEARHVFVGHAFVTSSGEAEENTSDAERPLSIGGAEYVNSHYFDKFHYTALGHLHQAHFVRNETIRYSGSPLAYSISEEKHKKGYYIVELDEKGETTIEKRLLTPRRKMRTVEAKIDDLLHHPVNEDYVFVKLLDENPVLQPMEKIRSVYPNAMHVERSIQRREFTDENEVTVSRHKTDDLSLLKAFYKEMKGIELSEEKERLFLDVLQTVQEREGERG